In Rutidosis leptorrhynchoides isolate AG116_Rl617_1_P2 chromosome 2, CSIRO_AGI_Rlap_v1, whole genome shotgun sequence, one genomic interval encodes:
- the LOC139892672 gene encoding mitochondrial arginine transporter BAC2-like, with translation MDFWPEFLASSWGKEFVAGGFGGTAGIMAGYPLDSVRVRQQSSQNGSAFSILKNVATKEGPLSLYRGMGAPLASVTFQNAMVFQIYAILSRAFDSSCCSNEPPSYKGVALGGVGAGAIQSLMLSPIELIKIRLQLQTQLQREHTENGPLNVAKNILRIEGWRGLYRGLTITALRDAPAHGFYFWTYEFMREKLHPGCRKSGQESFNTMLVAGGLAGVASWVCCYPLDVVKTRLQAQTPNSTIKYNGIVDCLRKSVRNDGYGVLFRGLGTAVSRAFVVNGAIFTAYETALRVFFNNNGNHETLQTDSGI, from the exons ATGGATTTCTGGCCAGAATTTTTAGCAAGCAGTTGGGGTAAGGAATTTGTGGCCGGAGGATTTGGTGGAACAGCTGGAATTATGGCCGGATATCCGCTTGATAGTGTTCGAGTCCGGCAACAAAGCTCGCAAAATGGTTCGGCATTTAGTATTCTCAAGAATGTGGCTACTAAAGAAGGACCACTATCTCTTTATAGAGGCATGGGTGCACCTCTTGCTTCTGTTACTTTCCAG AACGCAATGGTTTTTCAAATCTACGCAATTTTGTCAAGAGCATTTGACTCATCTTGTTGCTCCAACGAACCACCATCTTACAAAGGTGTTGCTTTAGGAGGTGTAGGAGCCGGGGCTATACAAAGCCTAATGCTTTCCCCTATTGAGCTAATCAAGATTCGACTGCAGTTACAAACCCAACTCCAACGTGAACACACAGAAAACGGTCCTTTAAATGTTGCAAAAAACATACTAAGAATAGAAGGTTGGCGAGGACTTTACAGAGGCTTAACAATCACTGCTTTAAGAGATGCACCTGCACATGGTTTCTATTTTTGGACCTATGAATTCATGAGAGAGAAACTTCATCCGGGGTGTAGAAAAAGTGGTCAAGAAAGCTTTAACACAATGCTTGTTGCTGGTGGTCTTGCAGGGGTCGCTAGTTGGGTTTGTTGCTACCCTTTAGACGTCGTTAAAACTAGACTTCAAGCACAAACGCCTAATTCTACGATAAAGTATAATGGGATTGTTGACTGTTTACGTAAAAGCGTCAGAAATGATGGATATGGTGTGTTGTTTAGAGGATTGGGAACTGCAGTTTCTAGAGCTTTTGTGGTTAATGGAGCGATTTTTACAGCGTATGAAACTGCGTTACGAGTGTTTTTTAACAATAATGGGAATCATGAAACCCTTCAAACAGACAGTGGGATATAA